The Seleniivibrio woodruffii genome window below encodes:
- a CDS encoding FmdB family zinc ribbon protein: MPIYEYSCENCGKVTEKLVSFSAADNPVECPECKGEAKRMISASAFHLKGGGWYAQGYGKNESKPSCPAAGSGGGCGGCPAAKG, translated from the coding sequence ATGCCTATATATGAATATTCTTGCGAAAATTGCGGCAAAGTGACTGAGAAACTGGTCAGCTTCAGCGCTGCCGACAATCCTGTTGAGTGTCCCGAATGTAAAGGTGAGGCAAAGAGAATGATATCAGCTTCAGCTTTCCATCTGAAAGGCGGCGGCTGGTATGCTCAGGGATATGGAAAGAACGAAAGCAAGCCGTCCTGCCCTGCGGCCGGTTCCGGCGGAGGATGCGGCGGCTGTCCCGCGGCGAAAGGCTAG
- a CDS encoding sensor histidine kinase, producing MADITQLIVMLRSGPENPDDFTAFAEKIISESNSEDCIKAVCTVSDTMLELRRSKERIRTLEEALKDAESKSCEHLLSSRSLMMRQEKLAAIGQLAAGIAHELNNPIGYISGNFEALRGYSISIWKFLNDLESIASDDFRETAAQLKAGYKIDYIMEDSEAIFLECSEGFRRISGIVNNLLSFARQDVGSFRPGNLNNSIRTTAAIAHSQSKFIAKIKLELEDIPDFVFCAGEINQVLLNLILNSVQSIKSQNRSEEGTITIQTRIEGDFVLCTVEDDGPGIPPSLMSRIFDPFFTTKPVGEGTGLGLNISYDIIVNRHKGTIDAESRPGRTVFSFRLPFDPGAVHG from the coding sequence ATGGCCGACATTACACAACTTATTGTCATGCTCAGATCGGGTCCTGAAAACCCGGATGATTTTACCGCATTTGCCGAAAAGATAATTTCAGAGAGCAATTCAGAAGACTGCATTAAGGCTGTCTGCACGGTTTCGGATACAATGCTGGAACTCAGGCGCAGCAAAGAGCGCATCCGGACTCTTGAGGAAGCTCTGAAAGATGCCGAAAGCAAGAGCTGCGAGCATCTTCTCTCCTCCCGTTCTCTTATGATGCGGCAGGAGAAACTGGCCGCCATAGGTCAGCTGGCCGCAGGGATAGCCCACGAACTTAACAACCCGATAGGATATATATCCGGTAACTTTGAGGCTCTCAGAGGCTACAGCATATCCATCTGGAAATTTCTGAACGATCTTGAGAGCATCGCCTCGGACGACTTCAGAGAAACCGCCGCACAGCTGAAAGCCGGATATAAGATAGATTACATAATGGAGGATTCCGAGGCCATCTTTCTGGAATGTTCGGAGGGATTCCGCAGGATATCCGGAATAGTGAACAATCTGCTCTCATTTGCCCGTCAGGATGTGGGAAGCTTCCGGCCGGGCAACCTGAACAACAGCATCCGCACAACGGCCGCCATTGCCCACAGCCAGTCAAAGTTCATTGCGAAGATAAAACTGGAGCTTGAAGATATCCCCGATTTCGTTTTCTGCGCAGGGGAGATAAATCAGGTTCTGCTTAATCTGATTCTCAACTCGGTTCAGTCCATCAAATCCCAGAACAGGAGCGAAGAGGGAACCATAACCATCCAAACCCGCATAGAGGGCGATTTCGTCCTATGCACGGTGGAGGATGACGGTCCGGGCATACCGCCGTCGCTGATGAGCAGGATATTCGATCCTTTCTTTACAACAAAGCCGGTCGGCGAGGGCACAGGGCTGGGACTTAATATATCATACGACATAATTGTGAACAGGCATAAAGGTACTATAGACGCTGAGAGCAGGCCGGGCAGAACAGTATTCAGCTTCCGGCTTCCTTTCGATCCGGGGGCGGTTCATGGCTGA
- a CDS encoding HDOD domain-containing protein: MAEEGTILIVDDEQNILSSLRRLFMCHDVDVRTANSAEEALEMLAERPAEFLLCDYKMPDVNGIQLLERVKTLYPDMFRAILSGYVEADTITYAIGRGTAMAYFKKPWTDYDLAGKILHIISTMRHIKDKELLRIFGTIDKLPGIPKIYYEINDAVTAGQSIDRIAGIIKRDTSLTAKVLQIGNSVFYSGKGSATLEQAILMIGLTTIKDMVLMYKISEGLGVSASVEKELAKIFAAGLVLNKAMEHYLVHSGEKYSKEISGTLGILSRVGRIILLIYHPERYYETVNFAEGTECSFDEAERELGYVTDTERVITCSFLDLYNIPFEILEIILYKGQPEKVSPENRLVAAVYSAMSGLLSAIGKGTEITDDKLESFSFGILSTAKLKNTAYIITEVWNIGK; this comes from the coding sequence ATGGCTGAAGAAGGAACAATTCTGATTGTTGACGACGAGCAGAACATTTTAAGCTCCCTTCGCCGCCTTTTTATGTGCCATGACGTTGACGTGCGCACGGCAAACAGTGCCGAGGAGGCACTGGAGATGCTCGCCGAGCGTCCGGCGGAGTTTCTTCTCTGCGACTACAAGATGCCGGATGTTAACGGGATTCAGCTTCTGGAAAGGGTAAAGACCCTCTATCCGGATATGTTTCGTGCCATTCTCAGCGGATACGTCGAGGCGGACACAATAACCTATGCCATAGGCAGGGGCACAGCCATGGCATATTTCAAAAAGCCTTGGACCGACTATGATCTTGCAGGCAAGATTCTGCATATAATCAGTACTATGCGCCACATAAAGGACAAAGAGCTTCTGAGGATCTTCGGAACGATAGACAAGCTGCCGGGCATACCGAAGATATATTATGAAATAAATGATGCGGTCACCGCCGGGCAGTCAATTGACAGGATAGCCGGAATTATAAAGAGGGATACGTCGCTTACGGCGAAGGTATTGCAGATAGGCAACTCTGTGTTTTACAGCGGAAAGGGCAGCGCCACTCTGGAACAGGCGATACTTATGATAGGTCTGACCACCATAAAGGATATGGTTCTTATGTATAAGATTTCCGAAGGATTGGGAGTGTCTGCGTCGGTTGAGAAGGAGCTGGCGAAGATATTTGCCGCCGGGCTGGTGCTGAACAAGGCAATGGAGCACTATCTGGTGCACAGCGGCGAAAAATACAGCAAGGAGATATCGGGCACTCTGGGGATACTCTCCCGTGTGGGACGGATAATCCTGCTTATCTATCATCCCGAAAGATACTATGAAACGGTGAATTTTGCGGAAGGGACGGAGTGCAGCTTTGACGAGGCGGAGAGAGAGCTTGGATATGTCACAGACACGGAAAGGGTCATAACCTGCAGTTTTCTTGACCTTTACAACATACCTTTCGAAATTCTGGAAATAATTCTCTACAAAGGACAGCCCGAAAAGGTCAGCCCTGAAAACAGGCTGGTTGCGGCGGTCTATTCGGCGATGTCCGGTCTGCTTTCCGCAATAGGAAAAGGAACCGAGATCACTGATGATAAACTCGAATCTTTTTCATTCGGAATATTAAGTACAGCAAAACTTAAGAACACGGCATATATTATAACTGAGGTCTGGAACATCGGAAAATAA
- a CDS encoding bacteriohemerythrin has protein sequence MASFGEEFCCGIAFMDNGTKKFISELNKLSHAMKTGEGRQHVVFALDYLAEYTEKHLKDEEKVMIKYRFHDIENHAVQHDELRTELSKVIGEYAKRGADHAFPLLIQRLMADWLSRHISKSDKILGDYFIAMVNKSKTS, from the coding sequence TTGGCATCATTCGGCGAGGAATTCTGCTGTGGCATAGCCTTTATGGACAATGGCACCAAAAAGTTTATAAGCGAGCTGAACAAACTCTCCCACGCAATGAAAACGGGCGAGGGCAGACAGCATGTCGTGTTCGCTTTGGACTATCTTGCCGAATATACCGAAAAGCATCTCAAAGACGAAGAAAAGGTAATGATAAAGTACCGTTTCCACGATATTGAGAACCACGCCGTTCAGCATGACGAACTGCGCACCGAACTTTCAAAGGTCATCGGCGAATATGCAAAGCGTGGTGCCGACCATGCATTTCCTTTGCTTATCCAGCGTCTTATGGCCGACTGGCTGAGCAGGCACATTTCAAAGAGCGACAAGATCCTCGGTGACTATTTCATCGCAATGGTCAACAAATCAAAAACTTCCTAG
- the smpB gene encoding SsrA-binding protein SmpB, translating into MYIEIKRKPREHMSDFAKNKKAFFDYEILETFETGVALTGTEVKSVKAGKISIKEAFVKILSNELWLVNSHVAEYEQANRFNHNPTRSRKLLMKRREIDRLIGRIKEAGLTLVPISVYSKNRLVKVEIALAKGKKTHDKRNTIKERDLQRELGRDIKLK; encoded by the coding sequence ATTTATATAGAAATTAAGCGGAAACCAAGGGAGCATATGTCCGATTTTGCCAAAAACAAGAAGGCTTTTTTTGATTACGAAATACTGGAGACCTTTGAAACAGGGGTCGCACTCACCGGAACGGAGGTTAAGTCCGTAAAGGCGGGAAAAATCAGTATCAAAGAGGCTTTCGTAAAGATACTTTCGAACGAGTTATGGCTGGTCAACTCCCATGTGGCTGAGTATGAACAGGCGAACAGGTTTAACCACAACCCAACCCGCAGCCGCAAACTGCTGATGAAACGCAGAGAGATAGACCGTCTGATAGGCCGCATCAAAGAGGCGGGACTTACCCTTGTGCCCATTTCCGTATATTCAAAAAATCGTCTGGTTAAGGTTGAAATTGCTCTGGCAAAAGGCAAAAAGACACACGACAAGCGCAACACGATAAAAGAGCGTGACCTTCAGCGTGAGCTGGGAAGGGACATCAAACTCAAGTAG
- a CDS encoding response regulator, translating into MFKLSYVELVTGIKAARLSELIKKGVLTGEERDGAMFVDGGSVEKFLMAEGRFIPDVFRTNIIRVLVVDDEPNMLNALKRLFNRFPQIVVTTASNAFEMGHSMRTVMPDIIILDYSMPGMDGLEILENLKADGYLDKVHVIVYTGKLPEEMESVFEEFENVKVLAKSADFKELLLTLEKMVNEKN; encoded by the coding sequence ATGTTTAAACTTTCCTATGTGGAGCTGGTGACGGGGATAAAGGCCGCCCGTCTGTCCGAGCTCATCAAAAAAGGGGTGCTGACCGGAGAGGAGCGTGACGGAGCTATGTTCGTCGACGGAGGCAGTGTGGAAAAATTCCTCATGGCCGAGGGCAGGTTCATTCCCGACGTGTTCCGCACTAACATAATCAGGGTTCTTGTGGTGGACGACGAACCCAACATGCTGAACGCTCTTAAAAGGCTTTTCAACAGGTTTCCGCAGATAGTCGTGACCACTGCATCCAACGCCTTTGAAATGGGTCACAGCATGCGGACTGTCATGCCGGATATAATTATTCTGGATTACAGCATGCCCGGAATGGACGGGCTTGAGATTCTGGAAAACCTGAAGGCCGACGGATATCTGGACAAGGTTCACGTTATAGTCTACACAGGCAAGCTGCCCGAAGAGATGGAATCTGTTTTCGAGGAGTTTGAGAACGTAAAGGTTCTGGCAAAAAGTGCTGACTTTAAGGAACTGCTTCTGACACTTGAAAAGATGGTTAACGAAAAGAACTGA
- a CDS encoding AAA family ATPase — protein sequence MSYIDFFDFKEHPFRITPDVQFFFASPLHSEALQSLKYFADSNEGFLVLTGEPGTGKTITLRKFMNELPENVEYAYVMFPSLEPEEMFHAVLEDFGYPITENQTKNTLFAGFRDFLTEKRLQGKKTLLIIDEAQNLSERTLEELRILSNLETEKEKLIQFVIAGQPELDLKLDSQALRQLKQRITLRINLDIMSYEEMSKYVSFRLTKASYRGIYPDTAFYKKLYSYSKGNPRLINLLMERALMAAYVDQNKLLNKKHLISAAVSLQMDVEREQPKSNLLLYAVAALLAVVCIAGAAFYYGTLYSKRLTPPPAPAPVAQQEAPKPKPVPKAPPVQKPEPVAPIQPAAEQQTATQASTAAAETVQEKPVVSVSTRTPVTAPKAAPVQPKAEKAAVKEPVQQAVQKPEPAAETGTVKANILNLRKTPDLNAEILAKVSGGETVTILSENSEGWLEVNLNRNGRKVSGWIFGRNVARTN from the coding sequence ATGAGCTATATAGATTTTTTCGATTTTAAAGAGCATCCTTTCAGAATAACACCCGACGTGCAGTTCTTCTTCGCAAGCCCTCTGCACTCGGAAGCACTTCAGTCCCTTAAATATTTTGCGGATTCAAACGAAGGCTTCCTTGTTCTCACCGGAGAGCCGGGCACAGGAAAGACCATTACCCTGCGCAAGTTCATGAACGAACTGCCGGAGAACGTCGAATATGCGTATGTCATGTTCCCCTCGCTGGAACCCGAAGAGATGTTCCACGCCGTTCTGGAGGATTTCGGCTACCCCATAACCGAAAACCAGACCAAGAACACTCTTTTTGCTGGATTCCGTGACTTCCTCACAGAAAAAAGGCTTCAGGGGAAAAAGACCCTGCTGATAATAGACGAGGCGCAGAACCTCTCCGAGCGAACCCTCGAAGAACTGCGCATCCTCTCAAACCTTGAAACCGAAAAAGAGAAGCTCATCCAGTTTGTCATTGCAGGACAGCCTGAACTCGACCTTAAGCTGGATTCACAGGCTCTCAGACAGCTGAAACAGCGCATCACTCTGCGCATAAATCTCGATATAATGAGCTATGAGGAGATGTCCAAATACGTCTCTTTCAGGCTTACAAAGGCCTCATACAGAGGAATATACCCCGATACGGCATTCTACAAAAAACTTTACAGCTATTCCAAAGGCAACCCCAGACTCATCAACCTTCTGATGGAAAGGGCGCTGATGGCGGCATATGTGGATCAGAACAAACTGCTGAACAAAAAGCATCTGATATCCGCCGCTGTGAGCCTTCAGATGGATGTTGAGAGGGAACAGCCAAAATCGAATCTGCTTCTTTATGCAGTTGCGGCACTGCTGGCTGTGGTCTGCATTGCCGGAGCGGCCTTCTATTACGGCACGCTCTATTCCAAACGGCTGACACCGCCACCTGCCCCCGCACCGGTTGCGCAGCAGGAAGCACCAAAGCCGAAACCTGTACCCAAAGCACCACCTGTTCAGAAGCCTGAACCTGTTGCTCCGATTCAGCCTGCGGCAGAACAGCAGACGGCGACACAGGCCTCAACAGCGGCGGCAGAAACTGTTCAGGAAAAGCCTGTGGTCTCAGTTTCCACAAGAACACCCGTGACAGCCCCTAAAGCCGCACCAGTTCAGCCCAAGGCTGAGAAAGCGGCCGTTAAGGAACCTGTTCAGCAGGCCGTTCAGAAACCGGAACCCGCTGCCGAAACAGGAACGGTCAAGGCCAACATCCTCAATCTGCGCAAAACGCCCGATCTGAACGCAGAGATACTTGCGAAGGTTTCAGGCGGCGAAACAGTCACTATTCTAAGCGAAAACAGCGAAGGCTGGCTTGAGGTTAATCTGAACCGGAACGGCAGAAAGGTTTCCGGCTGGATATTCGGAAGGAACGTCGCCCGGACGAACTGA
- a CDS encoding DHA2 family efflux MFS transporter permease subunit — translation MSAVQRNTLMITITVMTGAVISALDTSIVNVALPYMRGNLGASVEEIAWVSTSYILANVIIMPIIGLLSSRYGRKNFYLASVVLFTISSILCGLAWDLNSMIFFRVLQGIGGGALIPVSQAILRENYPPEQQGLAMGIFGLGVVMGPAVGPTLGGWLTDHFSWPWIFFINLPVGIVNILLTMKYVEDPPFLQRKKERWDYWGLLFMVVGLGSLQLMLEEGQTKDWFNSDYIRILTVTAVVGMILFVWRELTAEKPAVDIRLLKERTFCTGTFLGGVLGISLFASLFLLPLFLQQLLGYPAFDSGLAMMPRSVAMALFMPVVGRLYSVVGARALIAAGLAINAFSFWQLSTLSLDVGYWDIFFPQVWQGFGFGAIFVALSTVTLSTIDKSKITDASGLYNVVRQVFGSVGIALSATLLTRYESIYHSYLTEKITAVNDAAQNLMSGLGNLFYSSGYDTERASQMSIQAVNGLITKQGAMMAFNHVFLLVAILFAVSLPFVLLLKNEKKPAAPGQMHGD, via the coding sequence ATGTCCGCAGTTCAGCGCAATACACTGATGATAACCATTACCGTCATGACAGGGGCGGTAATAAGCGCACTGGACACCAGCATCGTGAACGTTGCCCTGCCCTACATGCGGGGGAACCTCGGTGCGTCCGTTGAGGAGATTGCGTGGGTCTCCACGTCATACATCCTCGCAAACGTCATAATAATGCCCATCATCGGGCTTTTAAGCTCCAGATACGGCCGGAAGAATTTCTATCTGGCCAGCGTTGTGCTGTTCACCATATCCTCAATTCTGTGCGGTCTGGCATGGGATCTTAACTCCATGATATTTTTCAGGGTTTTGCAGGGTATCGGCGGCGGCGCACTGATCCCCGTTTCTCAGGCGATCCTGCGGGAGAACTATCCGCCTGAACAGCAGGGGCTGGCCATGGGCATATTCGGTCTGGGCGTCGTAATGGGGCCCGCTGTGGGACCGACGCTGGGCGGGTGGCTCACAGACCACTTTTCGTGGCCTTGGATATTCTTTATAAACCTTCCTGTGGGCATAGTGAACATACTGCTCACCATGAAATATGTCGAAGACCCTCCGTTTCTTCAGCGGAAGAAGGAGAGATGGGACTACTGGGGTCTTCTGTTCATGGTTGTGGGTCTAGGCTCCCTACAGCTTATGCTTGAAGAGGGACAGACCAAGGACTGGTTCAACTCAGACTACATCCGCATTCTCACAGTTACGGCGGTCGTAGGTATGATATTATTCGTCTGGCGTGAGCTTACTGCGGAGAAACCCGCAGTGGACATCCGGCTTCTGAAGGAAAGAACCTTCTGCACGGGAACATTTCTGGGCGGGGTGCTGGGCATAAGCCTTTTCGCATCGCTGTTCCTTCTGCCGCTGTTTCTGCAACAGCTTCTGGGATATCCCGCCTTTGACTCCGGTCTGGCGATGATGCCCCGAAGCGTTGCCATGGCACTGTTCATGCCCGTTGTGGGACGGCTCTACAGCGTTGTGGGCGCAAGGGCGCTTATTGCGGCGGGACTTGCCATTAACGCTTTCAGCTTCTGGCAGCTGTCCACCCTGTCGCTGGACGTTGGCTACTGGGATATATTCTTTCCGCAGGTCTGGCAGGGGTTCGGGTTCGGGGCGATATTCGTTGCCCTGTCAACAGTAACGCTGTCAACCATAGATAAATCGAAGATAACCGATGCGTCAGGGCTTTATAATGTTGTGCGGCAGGTGTTCGGCTCGGTGGGCATAGCCCTTTCGGCAACACTTCTGACCCGCTACGAATCGATCTATCACAGCTATCTGACGGAAAAGATAACCGCTGTTAACGATGCGGCGCAGAACCTTATGTCTGGACTGGGGAATCTTTTCTATTCTTCGGGCTACGACACGGAAAGGGCATCGCAGATGAGCATTCAGGCTGTTAACGGGCTGATCACAAAGCAGGGGGCGATGATGGCGTTCAACCACGTTTTCCTTCTGGTGGCTATACTTTTTGCAGTGAGCCTTCCGTTCGTCCTGCTGCTTAAGAATGAAAAAAAACCTGCGGCACCCGGCCAGATGCACGGGGATTGA
- a CDS encoding HlyD family secretion protein encodes MNAEEYDKKLKEQAEKPARKKKLVMYAVLTVTAAVLLIHYTPKLVYAMHHESTDNAFVKGDVVPVSAQVKGRIAKVLIEDNMQVKKGDVLFELENQDYTIALNRAKEELAAAQAQIAAIDASSAQAAESVRQAQSLQGKAQTEKAFADKEQQRYARLVSENLVSKNFYDGVKAKADETGSQANAAEAAVRIAQASMKTIEANRKAAEFKAASALQAVRAAELDLERTVIRAPRNGRIGQNNVKAGRYVQPGQTVISLVGSDKLWIEANFKETQLNLIRVGQSVEIKADAYPDMKINGRVESIQPGTGSAFSLLPAENATGNFVKVVQRVPVKIAIDGDAGMLVPGLSVVPSVKVK; translated from the coding sequence ATGAACGCTGAAGAATACGATAAGAAACTGAAAGAGCAGGCAGAAAAGCCCGCCAGAAAGAAGAAGCTGGTGATGTATGCCGTGTTAACGGTGACAGCCGCAGTGCTTCTGATACATTACACTCCCAAACTGGTGTATGCAATGCACCACGAATCAACCGACAACGCATTTGTCAAAGGCGATGTGGTTCCTGTTTCCGCACAGGTGAAGGGGCGCATCGCAAAGGTTCTGATAGAGGACAACATGCAGGTTAAGAAGGGCGACGTTCTTTTTGAGCTTGAAAATCAGGACTACACCATCGCCCTGAACAGAGCCAAAGAGGAACTGGCGGCGGCTCAGGCGCAGATTGCCGCAATAGACGCATCCTCCGCTCAGGCGGCGGAATCAGTCCGTCAGGCGCAGTCGCTTCAGGGCAAGGCACAGACCGAAAAAGCGTTCGCCGACAAAGAACAGCAGAGATACGCTCGCCTCGTTTCAGAAAATCTGGTGTCAAAGAACTTCTATGACGGAGTGAAGGCCAAGGCTGACGAAACAGGCTCACAGGCAAATGCCGCAGAGGCCGCAGTCAGAATAGCTCAGGCCTCCATGAAGACCATAGAGGCCAACAGAAAGGCCGCAGAGTTCAAGGCGGCGTCAGCACTTCAGGCTGTCAGGGCGGCGGAGCTTGACCTCGAAAGAACCGTTATCCGTGCACCCCGAAACGGACGCATAGGCCAGAACAACGTTAAAGCGGGCAGATACGTCCAGCCCGGTCAGACTGTAATATCCCTTGTGGGTTCGGACAAGCTCTGGATTGAGGCTAACTTCAAAGAGACTCAACTGAACCTCATCCGTGTGGGGCAGAGCGTTGAGATAAAGGCGGACGCATATCCCGATATGAAAATAAACGGCCGAGTGGAGAGCATCCAGCCCGGCACAGGTTCGGCTTTCAGCCTGCTTCCCGCTGAAAACGCAACGGGCAACTTTGTGAAGGTTGTTCAGAGGGTTCCCGTTAAGATCGCCATAGACGGCGATGCAGGAATGCTCGTTCCGGGGCTTTCCGTTGTGCCCAGCGTAAAAGTTAAATGA
- a CDS encoding RMD1 family protein encodes MNLTMIATSLCEKIRTKGIELGERTSHLPLSFRLGENQWVVVFRFGVVATVGLNEKERQDVFSELNPFMENPHAVQKSEDISIEIGEGLDEVGSEQAKIPSLSRERVLVVADILAKSVMLERYEAVMSEVFSEAEPLAERLMTGLRGKVSSKELKKTIGATLLVQQNMIGRVEVHEKPEVLWEHPELEKFFVRLEDEYEIKERNDALEKKLRLINTTAETQLGLLHNSHSLRVEWYIVILIVFEILLTLYEMFLKPHFS; translated from the coding sequence ATGAATCTGACGATGATAGCAACCTCACTCTGCGAGAAGATACGCACCAAAGGCATAGAACTGGGCGAGCGCACGAGCCACCTGCCCCTTTCGTTCCGTTTGGGCGAAAACCAGTGGGTGGTGGTGTTCCGTTTCGGTGTGGTCGCCACTGTGGGGCTGAACGAAAAGGAACGGCAGGATGTTTTTTCAGAGCTTAACCCCTTCATGGAGAACCCCCACGCAGTCCAGAAATCAGAGGATATCTCAATCGAGATAGGCGAAGGGCTGGACGAGGTGGGCAGCGAACAGGCGAAGATACCATCGCTCAGCCGTGAGCGGGTTCTTGTCGTGGCGGATATACTGGCAAAAAGCGTTATGCTGGAGCGCTATGAAGCTGTCATGTCTGAGGTGTTCAGCGAGGCTGAGCCTCTGGCCGAAAGACTGATGACCGGCCTGAGGGGAAAGGTCAGCTCAAAGGAGCTGAAAAAGACCATCGGGGCGACACTTCTGGTTCAGCAGAACATGATAGGCCGTGTTGAAGTGCATGAAAAGCCGGAGGTGCTCTGGGAGCATCCGGAGCTTGAAAAATTCTTTGTCCGCCTTGAGGACGAATACGAGATTAAAGAGCGCAACGATGCTCTGGAGAAGAAGCTGAGGCTGATAAACACAACGGCGGAGACACAGCTGGGGCTTCTGCACAACAGCCATTCTCTCCGCGTTGAGTGGTATATAGTCATTCTTATCGTTTTCGAGATACTTCTCACACTTTATGAGATGTTTCTGAAACCGCATTTCAGCTGA